Proteins from a genomic interval of Pseudodesulfovibrio nedwellii:
- a CDS encoding TrpB-like pyridoxal phosphate-dependent enzyme, protein MLKKIFLPQDQMPTQWYNPMPDLPTPMAPPLNPETMEPLTPDMLAPIFPDSLIAQEMSQDRFIDIPEEVLDVYKLWRPSPLVRADRLEKAIGAKCKIYYKDESGSPAGSHKPNTAVPQAYYNKLEGVERLATETGAGQWGTALSFACSQFDMECVVYMVKVSYEMKPYRKMLINTYGGTIFASPSEETRTGREMLAKDPDCKGSLGLAISEAVEDAATHDNTKYALGSVLNHVLIHQTITGLEVKKQLEMIDEKVTHLVGCVGGGSNFGGLVLPFLPEKLAGDPVKFIPVEPKACPTLTRGEYRYDFGDMARLTPLVKMHTLGHDFMPAPIHAGGLRYHGDAPIVCNIVEEGLTEPVAYFQTECFEAAKLFLETEGFLPAPETSHAIKGAIEVAKTAGPDDVVVFLYSGHGMLDLASYDAFNQGLLTNFELPQRDIEEALKACPKID, encoded by the coding sequence ATGTTGAAAAAGATCTTTTTACCTCAGGATCAGATGCCGACTCAATGGTATAACCCTATGCCGGATCTGCCCACCCCCATGGCTCCGCCACTTAACCCGGAAACCATGGAACCCCTCACACCCGACATGCTGGCCCCGATTTTTCCGGATTCGCTTATCGCTCAGGAAATGAGTCAGGATCGGTTTATCGACATTCCCGAAGAAGTTTTGGACGTGTATAAGTTGTGGCGTCCCTCTCCGTTGGTACGGGCCGACAGGCTTGAAAAAGCCATCGGTGCCAAATGTAAAATTTACTACAAAGACGAGTCAGGCTCACCGGCAGGTTCTCATAAGCCCAACACCGCTGTTCCCCAAGCATATTACAACAAGTTGGAGGGTGTTGAACGCCTTGCCACCGAGACCGGCGCAGGCCAATGGGGTACGGCCCTGTCTTTTGCCTGTTCGCAGTTCGACATGGAATGCGTGGTTTATATGGTCAAGGTGAGCTACGAAATGAAGCCGTACCGTAAGATGCTTATCAACACTTACGGCGGTACGATTTTCGCTTCGCCTTCAGAAGAGACACGCACTGGCCGCGAGATGCTGGCAAAGGACCCGGATTGTAAGGGCAGTCTCGGCCTGGCTATTTCCGAGGCTGTTGAAGATGCTGCCACTCATGACAATACCAAGTACGCGCTTGGTTCCGTACTTAACCACGTACTTATTCATCAGACGATCACCGGTTTGGAGGTCAAAAAGCAGCTTGAAATGATCGACGAAAAGGTCACGCATCTCGTTGGTTGTGTGGGCGGCGGGTCCAACTTCGGTGGATTGGTGCTTCCGTTCCTGCCCGAAAAATTGGCTGGTGATCCGGTCAAGTTTATTCCGGTAGAACCCAAGGCATGTCCGACATTGACTCGTGGTGAATATCGTTATGATTTCGGCGATATGGCGCGACTGACTCCGCTTGTTAAAATGCATACGCTTGGGCACGACTTCATGCCTGCCCCCATCCATGCTGGCGGCTTGCGGTATCATGGCGATGCTCCCATTGTTTGTAATATAGTGGAAGAAGGGTTGACTGAACCTGTCGCTTATTTCCAGACCGAATGTTTTGAGGCGGCCAAGCTCTTCTTGGAGACTGAAGGTTTCTTGCCCGCCCCAGAGACTTCTCACGCGATCAAGGGAGCCATCGAAGTGGCCAAGACAGCCGGTCCTGATGATGTCGTGGTCTTTTTGTATTCCGGTCACGGCATGCTTGATTTGGCATCCTATGATGCCTTCAATCAGGGATTGCTCACCAATTTCGAATTGCCACAGCGGGATATCGAAGAAGCTCTCAAGGCCTGCCCGAAAATTGATTAG
- a CDS encoding META domain-containing protein: MNMHWKKYCCFVTLLLGMLVAFGCSSHEEAPTMDQKTLESELVNKVWNLKNLFARDVDTDEPLTLKFNADGTVEGFGGCNLFNGKYTLTGDSLSFGPMATTRKACGAALGEQEYTYLTFLATISKVKVEDDELKLFSADQSEPMVFTTGTGGLFW; encoded by the coding sequence ATGAACATGCACTGGAAAAAGTATTGTTGCTTCGTAACGTTGTTGCTTGGAATGTTGGTCGCATTCGGTTGCAGCTCGCACGAGGAAGCTCCGACTATGGATCAGAAAACATTAGAAAGCGAACTGGTCAACAAAGTCTGGAATTTGAAGAATTTGTTTGCCAGGGATGTTGATACAGATGAACCTTTGACCCTGAAATTCAATGCCGATGGCACAGTAGAAGGATTTGGTGGCTGTAATTTGTTCAATGGGAAATATACTCTGACTGGCGATAGCTTGTCCTTTGGCCCCATGGCGACCACGCGTAAAGCGTGCGGAGCAGCTTTGGGGGAGCAGGAATATACGTATCTGACGTTTTTGGCTACGATCAGTAAGGTCAAGGTCGAAGATGATGAGTTGAAGTTATTCAGTGCTGATCAGTCCGAGCCTATGGTTTTCACCACGGGTACCGGTGGTTTGTTCTGGTAA
- a CDS encoding META domain-containing protein, which translates to MKTKFVLALIVVGVLSMGCAKQEGGEDILIQLTDKVWVAEYILGVPVIDMTHSSIEFGKDGTVSGLGGCNSYHGSYTLEGNVVSFGPMAATMRACVEAISDQEMRFFQSLAQPQAVKFKNGLLLLIAQDGKISKFAVQD; encoded by the coding sequence ATGAAAACAAAATTCGTTTTGGCTTTGATTGTTGTTGGCGTCTTGTCCATGGGATGCGCCAAACAGGAAGGCGGTGAAGATATTCTGATTCAACTGACCGACAAGGTTTGGGTTGCAGAGTATATTCTCGGTGTGCCTGTTATCGACATGACACATTCTTCCATTGAGTTCGGGAAAGACGGCACGGTGAGCGGCTTGGGTGGCTGTAATTCCTACCACGGTTCATATACCCTTGAGGGCAATGTGGTTTCTTTTGGTCCTATGGCGGCAACCATGCGTGCTTGCGTGGAAGCCATCAGTGATCAGGAAATGCGTTTTTTTCAATCGTTGGCGCAACCGCAGGCCGTGAAGTTTAAGAACGGCTTATTGCTGTTGATTGCGCAGGACGGTAAAATTTCCAAATTTGCTGTACAGGATTGA
- a CDS encoding BamA/TamA family outer membrane protein: MPSMQPSAMAFKMVQDTSDPHEGPRLLVVPFGFKTEASGAGLGIGATYSGWPQKQAIVGGAAWKTFDKTDAIYLNLTDFQLPFAKRFFVMVHGFDSSYDNMVSYASGSGGSGNSSGEKDFYKGHGWDQWVEGELTYVLPWGPFGDDLIHTYTTNRGLLTEGSVYKGTYDPSESGRSYFKIKPYYRHRWYRESTPSNGSVETGGVRFTLEYDNTDFTYDPSEGSKTMLRLYQGVDTGKSDAWTGVEFDFSKYWELGESSWFSKQVLAFNFWTVDTPSWNERDNGSVTGASPYFMGAALGGYTRQRGYPFYRFHDKAAINYAVEYRVMPKWNPLGTFNWFKWWEVVPFAEVGRVAPYWSPLELHGDMKVSAGVGLRVMILNSVLRLDMAGSSEGANVWAMINQTF, encoded by the coding sequence ATGCCGAGCATGCAGCCATCGGCTATGGCCTTCAAGATGGTGCAGGATACCTCAGACCCTCACGAAGGACCGCGGCTTCTTGTTGTTCCGTTTGGATTCAAGACCGAAGCATCTGGTGCGGGGTTGGGCATTGGCGCAACGTATAGTGGCTGGCCGCAGAAACAGGCTATTGTAGGCGGTGCCGCGTGGAAAACATTTGATAAGACCGATGCCATTTATCTCAACCTGACAGATTTTCAACTCCCCTTTGCCAAACGTTTTTTTGTTATGGTTCACGGGTTCGATTCTTCCTATGACAATATGGTGTCCTATGCTTCCGGCTCTGGCGGGTCGGGAAACAGTTCTGGTGAAAAGGATTTTTACAAGGGACACGGTTGGGACCAATGGGTTGAGGGAGAGTTGACCTATGTTTTGCCATGGGGACCGTTTGGTGATGATCTTATTCATACCTATACGACGAACCGTGGCCTTCTGACCGAAGGCAGTGTGTACAAAGGGACCTATGATCCCTCTGAAAGTGGGCGCAGCTACTTCAAGATTAAGCCATATTATCGGCATCGCTGGTATCGGGAGTCGACTCCGAGCAACGGGAGTGTTGAGACTGGTGGAGTTAGGTTTACCCTTGAATACGATAACACCGACTTCACTTATGACCCGTCCGAAGGCAGCAAGACCATGCTTCGGCTGTATCAGGGCGTAGACACGGGTAAGAGTGATGCGTGGACCGGTGTTGAATTCGATTTCAGTAAATATTGGGAATTGGGTGAATCTTCCTGGTTCTCCAAACAGGTGTTGGCGTTCAATTTCTGGACTGTAGATACACCCAGTTGGAATGAGCGCGATAATGGTTCCGTTACAGGGGCTTCACCGTATTTCATGGGGGCAGCTCTGGGTGGGTACACCCGTCAGCGCGGCTATCCATTTTATCGTTTCCACGACAAGGCTGCCATCAACTACGCCGTTGAATACCGTGTCATGCCAAAGTGGAATCCGCTCGGGACTTTCAATTGGTTCAAATGGTGGGAAGTGGTTCCCTTTGCCGAAGTCGGCAGAGTGGCCCCGTACTGGAGCCCTCTCGAATTGCATGGTGACATGAAAGTGTCCGCCGGTGTCGGACTGCGTGTCATGATTCTTAATTCCGTTTTGCGGTTGGATATGGCCGGAAGCAGCGAAGGCGCCAACGTCTGGGCCATGATCAACCAGACGTTTTAG
- a CDS encoding glycoside hydrolase family 3 protein, with protein MLRSLSLAFLSLILTLLPSVAQSADLDTMIGQMLMAGFRGYSVDKNSPIVLDIRDRHLGGVVLFDYDVELGKPERNVKTPDQVTKLNRQLQSFASIPLFVSVDQEGGKVQRLKREYGFHTTPSAQNICASGEFKVRTSGYMVGSTLSANGFNLDFAPVVDVNVNPDSPAIGTMKRSFSADPQKVTRCAELFAGELKRSGILSCLKHFPGHGSAGTDSHKGVTDVTNTWTKAELIPYRELIAKGIPTMIMTAHIFNANLDPKYPATLSHKIITGILRTDLGYDGVVITDDMNMKAVTEQFGQKEAIRLAIKAGADILLFGNNLSYDPDIVKKAHAAIKQMVNKGTISQQRIEQSYERILRLKKTLN; from the coding sequence ATGTTACGAAGCTTGTCCCTTGCTTTCCTGTCCCTGATTCTCACCCTGCTTCCCTCTGTCGCCCAGAGCGCGGACCTCGACACAATGATCGGTCAGATGCTCATGGCCGGTTTCCGTGGGTATTCCGTGGATAAAAACAGTCCCATTGTTCTGGATATCCGCGACCGACATCTCGGCGGTGTCGTGCTCTTTGATTATGACGTGGAACTTGGCAAGCCTGAGCGCAACGTCAAAACCCCGGATCAGGTCACGAAACTCAATCGGCAACTCCAATCTTTCGCCTCCATCCCGCTCTTTGTTTCCGTGGATCAGGAAGGCGGAAAAGTTCAACGCCTCAAAAGGGAATATGGATTCCATACGACACCTTCAGCACAAAACATCTGTGCATCCGGTGAATTCAAAGTACGCACCTCGGGGTACATGGTCGGCTCAACTTTGTCTGCCAATGGATTCAACCTCGACTTCGCGCCCGTGGTGGATGTCAACGTCAACCCGGATTCCCCTGCCATCGGCACAATGAAACGAAGCTTTTCTGCTGATCCGCAAAAAGTGACACGCTGCGCCGAACTCTTTGCCGGAGAACTGAAACGAAGCGGCATCCTTTCCTGTCTCAAACATTTCCCCGGCCACGGGTCGGCAGGCACGGATAGTCACAAAGGCGTGACCGACGTCACCAACACATGGACCAAAGCCGAATTGATCCCTTACCGGGAACTGATCGCCAAGGGCATCCCCACAATGATCATGACCGCGCACATTTTCAACGCAAATCTTGACCCGAAATACCCTGCCACCCTGTCACACAAGATCATCACCGGCATCCTGCGTACTGACCTCGGCTATGACGGTGTGGTCATCACTGACGACATGAACATGAAAGCCGTCACCGAACAATTCGGGCAGAAAGAGGCCATCCGACTGGCCATCAAGGCCGGAGCTGATATCCTACTCTTCGGCAACAACCTGAGTTACGACCCGGACATCGTTAAAAAAGCCCACGCCGCCATCAAACAGATGGTCAACAAGGGCACGATTTCGCAACAACGAATCGAACAGTCTTATGAACGGATACTACGGTTGAAAAAAACGCTGAACTAA
- a CDS encoding rhomboid family intramembrane serine protease → MHSSPANSGFLGRVFRPVWIDLVPFIRGGDVTCLSHNEAKLWTLILASRHVPYRLRRLSASQGGGYTVQVQEWFADRAKGEILLYFEENKPDWRNVTFVDLRPVSGLEPTMYALALLVLFYWVYNRTFPGLGLYPALWIKLGSADAGAILSGEWWRLATALTLHGSGPHVAGNAIIGGVFIWLASRRLGAGLTWLLTFGAGILGNLFNSMALGVHHNAIGFSTATFGAAGLLAAISSFYMGDKRYTSDRARVRRVCDFIRSALIPFGAGLGLLAMLGAGEETDLGAHLFGFLSGLGLGFCTGFMTSWIGLPSRVTDGWLYVTALVVPVFAWVWAWVT, encoded by the coding sequence ATGCATTCCTCTCCCGCCAATTCCGGTTTTCTTGGTCGTGTGTTTCGGCCTGTCTGGATTGATCTTGTTCCATTCATTCGTGGTGGGGATGTGACTTGCTTATCCCATAACGAAGCAAAGCTCTGGACATTGATTCTTGCGTCTCGGCATGTGCCGTATAGGCTTCGTCGATTGTCTGCATCGCAAGGCGGGGGATATACTGTACAGGTACAGGAATGGTTTGCGGACCGGGCAAAGGGTGAGATTCTGCTCTATTTTGAAGAGAACAAGCCGGATTGGCGAAATGTCACCTTTGTGGACTTACGACCTGTCAGTGGTTTGGAGCCGACTATGTACGCCTTGGCTCTGCTCGTGCTTTTTTATTGGGTGTACAATCGGACATTCCCCGGTTTGGGTTTGTATCCCGCTCTGTGGATCAAGTTGGGCAGTGCGGACGCTGGGGCTATACTTTCCGGCGAGTGGTGGCGGTTGGCAACTGCGTTGACTTTGCACGGCAGCGGTCCGCATGTGGCGGGTAATGCAATTATTGGCGGAGTGTTTATTTGGTTGGCCTCCCGTCGACTCGGTGCCGGATTGACCTGGCTTTTGACCTTTGGCGCAGGGATTCTAGGCAACCTGTTTAATTCCATGGCCCTTGGCGTCCATCATAATGCCATCGGGTTTTCTACAGCCACTTTTGGAGCTGCAGGACTGCTTGCGGCTATCTCTTCATTTTATATGGGTGACAAGCGGTACACTTCAGACAGGGCGCGCGTTCGGCGTGTGTGTGATTTCATTCGGTCTGCACTCATTCCGTTTGGTGCGGGGCTTGGGTTGCTTGCCATGCTCGGAGCCGGTGAAGAAACGGACCTCGGGGCCCATTTATTCGGTTTTTTGTCCGGCCTTGGTCTTGGTTTTTGTACAGGTTTTATGACGAGCTGGATTGGTTTGCCGAGTAGGGTGACGGATGGCTGGTTGTATGTGACGGCCCTTGTCGTGCCGGTGTTTGCCTGGGTATGGGCATGGGTGACATGA
- a CDS encoding metal ABC transporter ATP-binding protein, with translation MVEPVVQIEGLTYSIGGVPILEDVALSIERGDYLAVLGPNGGGKSTLLKLMIGLLKPDSGSIRILGASPGEAGGRIGYLPQHTHVAQSFPITVLDAVCMGTVQPGFGGIAGLFHPGEAKDKARQALARVNMQDFESRNLARLSGGQKQRVFIARALVDGPELLLLDEPTASVDSSSRSSLLKLLAELNEEMTVIMVSHDISSLASGVKSVACVNKTLHFHSAPVLTGDMFKMSYGGSDNDCCPVELVTHGHVPHRVLGPHGHDHGPDKGEES, from the coding sequence GTGGTTGAGCCTGTTGTTCAAATAGAGGGACTGACCTATTCCATAGGTGGTGTTCCCATTCTCGAAGATGTTGCACTGAGCATTGAGCGTGGAGATTATCTAGCCGTGCTTGGGCCAAACGGGGGCGGCAAGTCCACCTTGCTTAAACTCATGATCGGTTTACTCAAGCCGGATTCCGGTTCGATCCGTATTTTGGGGGCGTCTCCCGGTGAAGCCGGAGGCCGTATCGGCTATCTTCCGCAACATACGCATGTGGCGCAATCTTTTCCCATTACCGTGCTGGACGCGGTTTGCATGGGAACGGTTCAGCCTGGATTTGGCGGTATCGCGGGGTTGTTTCATCCCGGTGAGGCCAAGGACAAGGCGCGCCAGGCCCTTGCTCGCGTCAACATGCAGGATTTTGAATCGCGTAATTTGGCGCGGTTGTCCGGTGGACAGAAACAGCGCGTGTTCATTGCCCGTGCATTGGTGGATGGTCCAGAATTGCTTTTGCTTGATGAACCAACAGCCAGCGTGGATTCTTCCAGTAGAAGTTCTCTGCTCAAGCTGTTGGCCGAATTGAATGAGGAGATGACTGTCATTATGGTCAGTCACGATATTTCATCCTTGGCGTCAGGGGTTAAATCCGTTGCCTGCGTGAACAAGACCTTGCATTTTCATAGCGCACCCGTTCTCACCGGAGATATGTTTAAGATGTCCTATGGCGGCAGTGATAACGACTGCTGTCCCGTGGAACTGGTTACCCACGGACATGTGCCGCATCGGGTGCTCGGTCCCCATGGTCACGACCATGGTCCAGACAAAGGCGAGGAGTCATAA
- a CDS encoding metal ABC transporter permease, with protein sequence MDILGFEFMQNALIAGLLASVICGVIGSLVVVNRMVFISGGIAHASYGGVGLAFLFGLPVLPVTTAFTVCMAMIMALVTLRARERVDTVIGVIWASGMALGIILLDLTPGYNVDLMSYLFGSILAVPRQDLWLMAGLALVVFGLVLFFYRGFLVMSFDEEFARSRGVPVDFLYCLLIVMVGLCVVMIIRVVGLILVIALLTIPPFMAERRTRSLSLMMVLATILSAIFTVVGLWLSYSLDITSGASIIAVAAVCFFVSLLIPQKTG encoded by the coding sequence ATGGATATTCTCGGTTTTGAATTCATGCAGAACGCCCTGATTGCTGGGCTATTGGCGAGCGTCATTTGCGGTGTGATCGGTTCATTGGTTGTGGTCAATCGTATGGTGTTCATTTCCGGTGGCATAGCTCATGCCTCATATGGCGGGGTCGGGCTGGCCTTTTTGTTCGGCCTGCCGGTGTTGCCCGTGACAACGGCGTTTACGGTGTGCATGGCCATGATCATGGCGCTCGTCACGTTACGGGCTCGAGAGCGTGTGGATACGGTCATCGGTGTCATCTGGGCATCGGGTATGGCACTCGGTATCATCCTGCTCGATCTAACCCCCGGCTACAACGTCGATTTGATGAGCTATCTTTTCGGTTCCATTCTGGCTGTACCACGACAGGATCTTTGGCTCATGGCCGGACTGGCTTTAGTCGTTTTCGGGCTGGTGCTATTCTTTTATCGTGGTTTTCTCGTTATGAGTTTTGATGAGGAATTCGCCCGTTCTCGCGGCGTTCCCGTGGATTTTTTGTATTGTCTACTCATCGTTATGGTTGGGTTGTGCGTGGTCATGATCATCCGAGTGGTTGGCCTTATTTTGGTTATCGCCCTTTTGACTATTCCTCCGTTTATGGCGGAGCGGCGAACCCGTTCTCTCTCCCTGATGATGGTGTTGGCTACTATCCTGAGTGCTATTTTTACCGTAGTGGGCCTTTGGTTGTCCTATTCATTGGATATTACCTCAGGTGCGTCCATTATTGCCGTTGCGGCAGTGTGCTTTTTTGTCTCATTACTTATCCCCCAAAAAACAGGCTAA
- a CDS encoding DNA-binding protein — MKFKNDIKQEGYTRYRGAVDVSVYEYFNCDCSWKAEWYLKDGHYQCCGCKEKCETRDPEGFQKFFDFG, encoded by the coding sequence ATGAAATTCAAGAATGATATTAAGCAGGAAGGGTACACCCGGTACCGGGGCGCAGTAGACGTTTCGGTGTACGAGTATTTCAATTGTGATTGCTCGTGGAAAGCCGAGTGGTATCTTAAGGACGGCCACTACCAGTGCTGTGGCTGCAAGGAAAAGTGTGAAACAAGAGATCCTGAAGGATTTCAAAAGTTTTTCGATTTTGGATAG
- a CDS encoding zinc ribbon domain-containing protein: MITCTKCGEKNSDDTLYCTRCKKKLQSSHRSSAQGQQQPEPLRTFKHEGVPVDAWRSIMRMVEAWAYVLVLAGVAVGCAYTKTWWPMYPAVGLLGLLIWFRQV, from the coding sequence GTGATCACATGCACCAAATGCGGAGAAAAGAACTCCGACGACACTTTGTATTGCACCCGATGCAAAAAGAAGCTCCAGTCCTCCCACCGGTCCTCGGCGCAAGGGCAACAGCAACCAGAACCATTGCGAACCTTCAAACATGAAGGCGTTCCGGTAGATGCATGGCGTTCGATCATGCGCATGGTCGAAGCATGGGCTTATGTGCTTGTTCTCGCGGGCGTTGCTGTGGGATGCGCCTATACCAAAACATGGTGGCCTATGTACCCGGCCGTTGGGCTGCTCGGACTGCTCATCTGGTTTCGCCAGGTTTGA
- the purU gene encoding formyltetrahydrofolate deformylase, which yields MTESKESTVRLLITCPDQPGIVAAVSGYLHKKNANIIHSDQHSTDPEGGRFFMRNEFFLPGLDMDGLDDLRHEFEEEVTNGFVMDWTLNPVWEPKKMVILCSKVDHALMELLWRWKRGDLECDIAMVISNHPDLRGAIEHFGVPFHHIPVGPTLRDKVMAEDTMIELMGEQVDLIVLARYMQILTADFVTKYSKKIINIHHSFLPAFVGADPYRRAHERGVKLIGATAHYVTAQLDEGPIIEQDVIRVTHSHDVDDLKRLGGDIERHVLARAVKWHLEDRVIVDGNKTIVFRR from the coding sequence ATGACCGAATCCAAAGAAAGCACCGTCAGACTGCTCATCACCTGTCCAGACCAACCGGGTATAGTGGCCGCAGTCAGCGGATATCTTCACAAGAAAAACGCCAATATCATCCACTCGGACCAGCATTCCACTGATCCCGAAGGCGGCCGATTCTTCATGCGTAACGAATTCTTCCTGCCCGGACTGGACATGGATGGGCTAGACGATCTACGCCACGAATTTGAAGAAGAAGTCACCAACGGATTTGTCATGGACTGGACCCTGAATCCGGTTTGGGAACCCAAGAAAATGGTTATCTTGTGTTCCAAAGTGGACCACGCTCTCATGGAACTTTTATGGCGCTGGAAGCGAGGCGACCTTGAATGCGATATCGCCATGGTCATCTCCAACCACCCGGACCTGAGAGGGGCTATCGAACACTTCGGAGTGCCTTTCCATCATATACCGGTCGGCCCCACCCTACGCGACAAGGTGATGGCTGAGGATACCATGATAGAACTCATGGGCGAACAGGTGGACCTCATCGTTCTCGCTCGCTATATGCAAATCCTAACAGCGGACTTCGTAACCAAGTACAGCAAAAAAATTATCAACATCCATCACTCGTTTCTGCCCGCCTTCGTGGGAGCCGACCCATACCGCAGGGCGCATGAACGCGGCGTCAAGCTCATCGGAGCCACAGCCCACTATGTCACAGCACAACTGGACGAGGGACCGATTATTGAGCAGGACGTCATTCGTGTTACCCACAGCCATGATGTGGACGACCTCAAACGACTGGGCGGTGACATTGAACGGCATGTCCTTGCACGTGCTGTCAAATGGCACCTTGAAGACCGGGTTATCGTAGACGGTAATAAGACCATCGTCTTTCGTCGCTAA
- a CDS encoding D-sedoheptulose 7-phosphate isomerase, whose product MSESALRKVMDHSSAGLAARKAFFDTKAELVVEISRAMAVCLAGGGKIMFCGNGGSAADSQHLAAEFTNRIKLERPALPGLALTTDTSALTAIANDYSFDEVFSKQLLALGRPGDMLVGFSTSGTSTNVIRAMREAKRNGIVTVGLTGQSGAEIASVSDFLVTVPSGETAIIQEIHIAAGHMFCFLVDHFLFEAVSELTPYLPDHDG is encoded by the coding sequence ATGTCTGAATCAGCTTTGAGAAAAGTGATGGATCACTCTTCCGCAGGGTTGGCGGCCCGCAAGGCCTTTTTTGACACAAAAGCAGAACTGGTTGTCGAGATATCCCGTGCAATGGCTGTGTGTCTGGCTGGTGGCGGTAAAATCATGTTTTGCGGCAATGGTGGAAGTGCTGCGGACAGTCAACATTTGGCTGCAGAATTTACCAATCGGATTAAGTTGGAGCGTCCTGCACTGCCGGGTTTGGCTTTGACTACTGATACTTCGGCTTTGACGGCCATAGCCAACGATTACAGTTTTGATGAAGTTTTTTCCAAGCAGTTGCTCGCTTTGGGGCGTCCTGGCGATATGCTGGTTGGTTTTTCCACTTCCGGGACAAGCACCAACGTTATTCGCGCTATGCGAGAAGCCAAGAGAAATGGCATCGTCACTGTGGGGTTGACCGGGCAGAGTGGCGCGGAAATAGCTTCAGTGTCAGACTTTCTGGTTACCGTGCCATCCGGCGAAACTGCTATTATTCAGGAGATTCATATAGCGGCTGGGCATATGTTTTGCTTCCTTGTGGATCATTTCCTGTTTGAAGCCGTGTCCGAGTTGACTCCCTATTTGCCTGATCATGATGGTTAG